Proteins encoded by one window of Planctomycetia bacterium:
- a CDS encoding DUF1549 domain-containing protein, producing MRLLILSLIITVVAVSMQAQEPPKATKAQLQHFESKVLPILKENCFKCHGGQAKIRGGLRITSRADILKGGDTGSAVDLKKPAESLFWKAIHHQDGYEMPPTGKLAPEKLAVLEQWMKDGIPWSDSVKLETSKEEHKAMGGVVTAESKNYWAFKPVNSPAPPAVKNTAWVKTPIDAFILDKLEAKGIQPSPATDKLALIRRATYDLTGLPPTPEEIDSFVNDKDPAAYEKLIDKLLASPHYGEKWARHWLDVVRFAETNGYERDGPKPFAWRYRDYVIRSLNSDKPYDLFIKEQLAGDELPGENPDAIIATGFYRLGLWDDEPADPKQARFDEMDDIVATTSQGFLGITMNCARCHDHKIDPIPQADYYKLLAFFADVERFSLDRNVRSPYNLTDISPPEKRARYEAEFTARQAKLHALEKEMTFLEDKIIKRMPEEEQRASEGLDRPEVIKKLNKYWKEDEKQQYETLKKEQTQLKRKPEPDRDLALSVNKCKVNPPPTFVMVRGSPHSPGARVSPGYPSVLADKDPELPAPSKEAKSSGRRTVLANWIASKDNPLTARVIVNRIWQHHLGKGIVASSNDFGKFGSPPTHPELLDWLATDFMTHGWKMKRLHKLIMMSNVYQMSSRVEGAGVKATNLPSPSRGEGLGVRGSSSGANATTMDPENNLYWHFNPRRLTAEEVRDTILSVNGTLNMKMYGPSVYPIIPREVLAGQSIPGDGWGKSSAEEAARRSIYVYVKRSLQVPILVSHDQADPDSSCPVRYTTTVPTQALGMLNSEFTNQQAEKLAQRVAKDVPSDVKGQIGRAIRLTTGRVSTEAEIQKDVELLERFKAKHGMNESQAMKQVMLMLLNANEMVYVD from the coding sequence ATGCGATTATTGATCCTTTCCCTGATCATAACGGTGGTTGCAGTATCGATGCAGGCCCAGGAGCCGCCGAAGGCGACCAAAGCGCAATTGCAGCATTTTGAGAGCAAGGTTCTGCCTATCCTGAAGGAAAACTGTTTCAAATGTCATGGCGGGCAGGCCAAGATTCGGGGCGGGCTGCGCATCACTTCGCGGGCAGACATTCTGAAAGGTGGTGATACCGGTTCTGCGGTTGATCTGAAGAAGCCTGCCGAGAGCCTGTTCTGGAAAGCGATTCATCATCAGGATGGCTACGAGATGCCTCCTACAGGCAAGCTTGCCCCTGAGAAGCTGGCCGTGCTCGAACAGTGGATGAAAGATGGCATCCCCTGGTCCGATTCGGTCAAGCTTGAAACTTCGAAAGAAGAGCACAAGGCAATGGGCGGCGTGGTGACAGCGGAATCGAAGAATTACTGGGCGTTCAAACCGGTCAATTCGCCAGCGCCACCGGCGGTGAAGAACACTGCATGGGTGAAGACACCTATTGATGCGTTCATCTTGGACAAGCTGGAAGCAAAGGGCATTCAGCCAAGCCCGGCTACGGACAAACTGGCACTGATCCGACGGGCTACCTACGACCTGACTGGCTTGCCCCCAACACCTGAAGAGATCGACAGCTTTGTTAACGACAAAGACCCTGCGGCTTATGAGAAGCTGATCGACAAGTTGCTGGCATCGCCGCACTACGGCGAGAAGTGGGCACGGCACTGGCTCGATGTGGTGCGCTTTGCGGAAACCAATGGCTACGAACGGGATGGCCCGAAGCCTTTCGCCTGGCGATACCGCGATTATGTCATCCGCAGTTTGAACAGCGATAAGCCTTATGATCTCTTCATCAAGGAACAGTTGGCGGGTGATGAGTTGCCGGGCGAGAACCCTGATGCGATTATCGCTACCGGTTTCTACCGGCTTGGCTTGTGGGATGATGAACCAGCAGACCCGAAGCAGGCCCGGTTCGATGAGATGGATGATATTGTCGCGACCACGTCGCAGGGCTTTCTGGGCATCACCATGAACTGTGCCCGGTGTCACGATCACAAGATCGATCCAATCCCGCAGGCGGACTATTACAAGTTGCTGGCTTTCTTTGCTGATGTGGAACGCTTCAGTCTGGATCGGAATGTGCGCTCGCCTTACAACCTGACCGATATTTCTCCGCCGGAGAAACGGGCTAGGTATGAAGCTGAGTTCACGGCCCGGCAGGCCAAGCTGCATGCGTTGGAAAAGGAGATGACCTTCCTGGAAGATAAGATCATCAAGCGTATGCCTGAAGAAGAACAGCGAGCATCCGAAGGGCTGGATCGGCCTGAGGTGATCAAGAAACTAAACAAGTACTGGAAGGAAGATGAGAAGCAGCAATATGAGACGTTGAAGAAAGAACAGACCCAGTTGAAGCGTAAGCCTGAGCCGGACCGGGACCTGGCCTTATCTGTGAATAAGTGCAAAGTGAATCCGCCTCCCACGTTTGTGATGGTGCGTGGATCGCCTCATTCTCCTGGTGCCCGCGTGTCTCCAGGCTATCCCAGCGTGCTGGCCGATAAAGACCCGGAGTTGCCTGCACCTTCGAAGGAAGCCAAATCGAGTGGCAGACGAACCGTGCTGGCCAACTGGATTGCCTCGAAGGACAATCCGCTGACAGCCCGCGTGATAGTCAACCGCATCTGGCAGCATCATCTGGGTAAAGGCATCGTTGCCAGTTCCAACGACTTCGGCAAGTTCGGTTCACCACCTACCCACCCCGAATTGCTCGACTGGCTGGCCACCGACTTTATGACCCATGGCTGGAAGATGAAGCGGCTGCACAAGTTGATCATGATGTCGAATGTGTATCAGATGAGTTCCAGGGTTGAGGGGGCAGGGGTGAAGGCAACCAATCTCCCCTCTCCCTCCCGGGGAGAGGGGCTGGGGGTGAGGGGTTCTTCAAGTGGAGCGAATGCGACCACCATGGATCCCGAGAACAATCTATACTGGCACTTCAACCCTCGCCGCCTCACTGCAGAGGAAGTGCGTGACACCATCCTGTCGGTCAATGGCACACTCAACATGAAGATGTATGGCCCCAGTGTCTACCCGATCATCCCCAGGGAAGTGCTGGCGGGGCAATCGATTCCGGGTGATGGCTGGGGTAAGTCTTCGGCGGAGGAAGCGGCCCGACGCAGCATCTATGTCTATGTCAAGCGTTCGCTCCAGGTGCCTATTCTGGTGAGCCATGATCAGGCTGATCCGGACAGCAGTTGCCCGGTGCGGTACACGACGACGGTGCCTACCCAGGCCCTGGGCATGCTCAACAGCGAGTTCACGAACCAGCAGGCGGAGAAACTGGCCCAGCGCGTTGCGAAGGATGTGCCCAGCGATGTGAAGGGGCAGATTGGCCGTGCCATTCGTCTGACCACCGGTCGTGTTTCCACGGAAGCGGAAATTCAGAAGGATGTTGAATTGCTGGAGCGGTTCAAAGCCAAGCATGGCATGAACGAATCCCAGGCCATGAAGCAGGTGATGCTGATGCTGCTGAATGCGAACGAAATGGTGTATGTGGATTGA
- a CDS encoding glycosyltransferase family 2 protein: MAMHSPSIWIIVPAYQEAARLGNTLHTLMQSYRQVVVIDDGSADATSQVAHDAGAWVVRHPINCGQGAALQTGITFALQQGADYLVTFDADGQHDPTEIPRLLEPLQTGQADVALGSRFLGNTVNMPWTRRFILKAGVLFTRIVSQMRVTDTHNGFRALTRQAALKINLLQDRMAHASEILDQIRRHRLRYVEVPVTIRYTADTLAKGQSSLHAVKIAGELLLGRMIK; this comes from the coding sequence ATGGCCATGCATTCTCCATCCATCTGGATCATCGTCCCGGCATATCAGGAAGCAGCCCGGCTTGGCAACACTTTGCACACATTAATGCAAAGTTATCGGCAGGTCGTAGTCATCGACGATGGCTCCGCCGATGCTACCAGCCAGGTGGCCCACGATGCTGGGGCGTGGGTTGTCCGGCATCCTATCAATTGTGGCCAGGGCGCAGCATTGCAGACAGGCATCACCTTTGCCTTGCAACAAGGTGCAGACTACCTCGTCACCTTCGATGCTGATGGCCAGCATGATCCCACTGAAATCCCCAGGCTGCTTGAGCCACTGCAAACCGGCCAGGCTGATGTGGCACTTGGCTCGCGGTTCCTCGGCAACACCGTCAACATGCCTTGGACTCGTCGCTTCATTCTGAAAGCAGGCGTACTCTTCACTCGCATCGTTTCCCAGATGCGGGTGACCGATACACACAATGGCTTTCGCGCTCTCACACGACAAGCCGCCTTGAAGATCAACCTGCTCCAGGATCGCATGGCACATGCCTCAGAAATTCTCGACCAGATCCGCAGGCATCGCCTACGCTATGTCGAAGTACCTGTCACCATCCGCTACACCGCCGACACCTTGGCCAAGGGACAATCATCGCTACACGCTGTGAAAATTGCAGGCGAACTCCTGCTCGGGAGAATGATCAAATGA